One Candidatus Dormiibacterota bacterium genomic window carries:
- a CDS encoding cysteine desulfurase has product MIEARALNVEKVREDFPILARRIHGKPLVYLDSAATSQKPAAVIDAMDDYYRRYNANPHRGVYTISEEATAAYESARQRVATFINAASPKEVIFTRNTTEAINLVRYSWGRANVRAADRILLTEMEHHSNLVPWQLLAKEVGATLEFLCIDDQGLLQLEDLERKLEGIRLLAITHQSNTLGTINPIKAIVEAAHRAGALVLIDGAQAVPHMPVDVRDLGVDFYAFSSHKMCGPTGIGVLWARRALLEAMPPFLGGGDMIKRVSLKEASWNDLPWKFEAGTPSVAEGIGLGAAVDYLSGFGMDAVRAHERTLIDYAMERLQDIPGITLYGPRDPELHGGAVSFTLSNIHPHDLATLVDREGIAVRAGHHCTQPLMDRLGVPATTRASFYIYNRADEVDQLVDGIQKAQKVFA; this is encoded by the coding sequence ATGATCGAGGCCCGGGCGCTCAACGTCGAGAAGGTTCGCGAGGACTTTCCCATTCTGGCCCGCCGAATCCACGGCAAGCCCCTGGTCTACCTGGACAGCGCGGCCACCTCGCAGAAACCGGCCGCAGTAATCGACGCAATGGATGACTACTACCGTCGCTACAACGCCAATCCGCATCGGGGCGTCTACACCATCAGTGAGGAGGCGACCGCGGCCTACGAGTCGGCGCGGCAACGGGTGGCGACCTTCATCAACGCCGCCTCGCCAAAGGAAGTAATCTTCACCCGCAACACGACGGAGGCGATCAACCTCGTGCGCTACAGCTGGGGCCGTGCGAATGTTCGCGCCGCCGACCGCATCCTGCTTACCGAGATGGAGCACCACAGCAACCTCGTCCCCTGGCAGCTCCTCGCCAAGGAGGTTGGGGCCACGCTCGAGTTCCTGTGCATCGACGATCAGGGGTTGCTGCAGCTCGAGGACCTGGAGCGCAAGCTCGAGGGAATCAGGCTGCTGGCGATCACGCACCAGTCCAACACGCTGGGGACGATCAATCCGATCAAGGCGATCGTCGAGGCGGCCCACCGGGCCGGCGCGCTGGTCCTGATCGACGGCGCCCAGGCGGTGCCGCACATGCCGGTCGATGTCCGGGACCTGGGCGTGGACTTCTATGCCTTCAGCAGCCACAAGATGTGCGGGCCAACCGGGATCGGCGTCCTCTGGGCCCGCCGGGCGCTGCTCGAGGCCATGCCCCCCTTCCTCGGCGGTGGGGACATGATCAAGCGGGTCAGCCTCAAAGAGGCCAGCTGGAACGACCTGCCGTGGAAATTCGAGGCTGGCACCCCGAGTGTTGCCGAGGGCATCGGCCTGGGGGCGGCTGTCGATTACCTCAGCGGGTTCGGGATGGACGCCGTGCGTGCCCACGAGCGAACCCTCATCGACTACGCGATGGAACGGCTGCAGGATATCCCTGGGATCACGCTTTACGGGCCGCGCGATCCCGAGCTGCATGGAGGCGCCGTCTCCTTCACGCTGTCCAACATCCACCCCCACGACCTGGCGACGCTGGTCGACCGGGAAGGGATCGCGGTTCGGGCCGGTCACCACTGCACCCAGCCGCTGATGGACCGGCTTGGAGTGCCCGCCACCACGCGCGCGAGCTTCTACATCTACAACCGCGCCGACGAGGTCGACCAGCTGGTCGACGGAATTCAGAAGGCGCAAAAGGTGTTCGCGTAA
- a CDS encoding SUF system NifU family Fe-S cluster assembly protein, whose product MDDLYREQILEHYKNPHHFGEIKDADITQEGDNPLCGDVITLYLKLDDGRVGDVRFRGRGCAISQASASMLTDMIVGKPVQELKAFPTRDLLDELGIPISPARMKCATLSVNTLRVALNGDSHEEED is encoded by the coding sequence ATGGACGATCTCTACCGGGAGCAGATCCTCGAGCATTACAAGAACCCGCATCACTTCGGGGAGATCAAGGACGCCGACATCACCCAGGAGGGCGACAACCCGCTCTGCGGCGACGTCATCACCCTCTACCTCAAGCTGGACGACGGCCGGGTGGGGGATGTGCGGTTTCGCGGCCGGGGTTGCGCGATCAGCCAGGCGTCTGCGTCGATGCTGACCGACATGATCGTCGGCAAGCCCGTGCAGGAGCTCAAGGCCTTCCCCACGAGGGATCTCCTCGACGAGCTGGGCATCCCGATCAGCCCGGCCCGCATGAAGTGCGCCACGCTCTCCGTCAACACGCTCCGGGTTGCGCTCAACGGCGATTCGCACGAGGAGGAGGACTGA
- a CDS encoding FAD binding domain-containing protein, with protein sequence MLRLPRLQYLRPRSIAEATELAAQNPGAMFIAGGTDLVPNLKRRQFDVTTLISLNALPDGRRVEGDVKHGVTIGGGATLDALAQHDLLAGPFRALAQACGSVSTPQVRYMGTLGGNLLVDPRCNYYNQTYSWRKAVGFCMKKDGDICLVARSSPRCWAVSSSDSAPAALALNAHITLRGVKGTRRIPSADLYKDDGIDYTTKTADEIITAVELPAVEGRMTSAYWKLRRRPAFDFPILGVAVAIAWDEGVVREARGALGAVGSHPVDITAFLKPLHGKRPADDLIADVANAADKPSRPLDNTDLSHYWRKRMSKVYIERALRDACGLDPLGGLLTAQVASR encoded by the coding sequence ATGCTGCGCCTGCCCCGACTGCAGTACCTCCGTCCGCGATCGATCGCGGAGGCGACGGAGCTCGCGGCGCAGAACCCGGGCGCGATGTTCATCGCCGGCGGGACCGACCTGGTGCCCAACCTGAAGCGGCGCCAGTTCGACGTCACCACGCTGATCAGCCTCAATGCGCTGCCAGACGGCCGTCGGGTCGAGGGCGATGTCAAACACGGCGTCACGATCGGTGGCGGCGCGACGCTCGATGCGCTGGCCCAGCATGATCTGCTCGCCGGCCCGTTTCGCGCGCTGGCCCAGGCCTGCGGGTCGGTCTCGACGCCCCAGGTGCGCTACATGGGCACGCTGGGGGGCAACCTGCTGGTCGATCCTCGCTGCAACTACTACAACCAGACCTACTCCTGGCGGAAGGCAGTCGGTTTTTGCATGAAGAAGGACGGCGACATCTGCCTGGTCGCGCGCAGCTCGCCGCGCTGCTGGGCCGTGTCGTCGTCTGACAGCGCACCGGCTGCGCTGGCGCTGAACGCGCATATCACGCTGCGCGGCGTCAAGGGGACTCGGCGCATCCCGTCCGCCGACTTGTATAAGGACGACGGCATCGATTACACGACGAAGACGGCCGATGAAATCATCACCGCGGTCGAGCTGCCCGCCGTGGAGGGTCGGATGACCAGCGCCTACTGGAAGCTGCGCCGGCGGCCCGCCTTTGACTTTCCCATCCTCGGCGTCGCGGTCGCGATCGCGTGGGATGAGGGCGTGGTACGCGAGGCCCGCGGGGCGCTGGGCGCGGTCGGCTCGCATCCGGTTGACATCACGGCCTTCCTCAAACCGCTTCACGGAAAGCGTCCGGCCGACGACCTGATCGCGGATGTGGCCAATGCCGCCGACAAGCCGTCGCGACCGCTCGACAATACCGACCTGAGCCACTACTGGCGGAAGCGCATGAGCAAGGTCTATATCGAGCGCGCCTTGCGCGATGCCTGCGGGCTCGACCCGCTCGGCGGGCTTCTTACAGCACAAGTCGCCAGTCGGTAG
- a CDS encoding sialidase family protein — protein sequence MKHRYLRLLSALPLAGVLLWQPAATSLPVQAGMYAKMTALQKRVLSSIGTLALAGTLNPNVQPGGNDAGASEESPTVGPSSYSAANGAGGRPANYFPSSSPGCPSGSSGEGDNGKGNIKVNPDCQNLTDADLQGRGQAQNETTIAADPNNPNHLVAFYNNYLRGDGGCIGAFSLDGGRTWGYSIIPSSFTRGGAFGAARQYWEAGGDPSVAWDTQGNAYMTCQVFQRGPSTTAVTDASSAIYVYRSTKNAGASWNFPGHPVIETADLAGTNPVTGTGAPNGKPFQDKPYMTVDNHVGSPFQDRVYVAYTEFTSAGTAIIYSSFSNDYGQNFSNRVAAVTTSSLCPISVGNPGTCDVQSFANPFTGPDGAYYIAFSNFNNAVSGGDNRNQVLLVKSTDGGQTFGPPVKVSDYYDLPDCFAYQHKDAGRACVPEKGATTNSYFRAGSYPTGSVNPNKPNEIAVTFGSYINRNSNESNGCIPAGFSPFGNNLYIGVKTPGACNNDILLSVSENGGATFTGTTTDPRALPSVTNKPKQRATDQWFQWQEFTKTGKLAVSYYDRQYGNDEMTGYSDVSLSGTSNIACAADVSNTDQQCFGTIRATSASMPPPTQFSGVFFGDYAGLAAFQETALPLWSDTRNPELFLCPGTATPGNPPQICTGSATNAPRANDQDIYTAILRIPNGPGEDQGGGGGD from the coding sequence ATGAAGCATCGATACTTGCGACTTCTCAGCGCTCTTCCACTTGCCGGCGTGTTGCTGTGGCAACCGGCGGCGACCAGCCTTCCCGTGCAGGCTGGTATGTACGCCAAGATGACGGCTCTGCAAAAACGGGTTCTCTCCAGCATTGGAACGCTGGCACTGGCAGGAACGCTGAACCCGAATGTCCAGCCTGGGGGCAACGATGCCGGAGCCTCGGAAGAAAGCCCCACGGTGGGCCCCAGCAGTTACTCCGCCGCCAACGGCGCCGGAGGGCGACCAGCCAACTACTTCCCATCGAGCAGCCCGGGCTGCCCGTCAGGCTCCTCCGGTGAGGGAGACAACGGCAAGGGCAACATCAAGGTCAACCCCGATTGTCAAAACCTGACCGACGCCGATCTGCAGGGACGTGGCCAGGCCCAGAACGAGACAACAATCGCGGCGGACCCCAATAACCCGAACCATCTCGTCGCCTTCTACAACAACTACCTGCGCGGTGACGGCGGCTGCATCGGCGCGTTCAGCCTCGATGGAGGGCGCACCTGGGGGTACTCGATCATTCCCAGCTCCTTCACTCGTGGCGGGGCGTTTGGCGCTGCGCGCCAGTACTGGGAGGCCGGCGGCGACCCATCGGTCGCGTGGGATACCCAGGGCAACGCCTACATGACCTGCCAGGTATTTCAGCGCGGGCCCTCGACGACGGCGGTCACCGATGCGTCGAGCGCCATCTACGTGTATCGGTCCACGAAGAATGCCGGCGCCTCGTGGAACTTCCCGGGCCATCCCGTCATCGAAACCGCCGACCTGGCCGGAACGAACCCGGTCACGGGTACGGGCGCCCCCAATGGCAAGCCGTTCCAGGACAAGCCGTACATGACCGTTGACAACCATGTCGGGAGCCCCTTCCAGGACCGCGTATACGTCGCCTACACCGAGTTCACCTCGGCGGGGACCGCGATCATTTACTCGTCGTTCTCCAACGACTACGGTCAGAACTTCAGCAACCGGGTGGCGGCCGTCACGACATCGAGCCTCTGCCCTATCTCCGTTGGAAACCCGGGGACGTGCGACGTCCAAAGCTTCGCTAATCCGTTCACAGGACCAGACGGTGCATACTACATCGCGTTCTCCAACTTCAACAACGCTGTGAGCGGCGGCGACAACCGCAACCAGGTGTTGCTGGTCAAGTCCACCGATGGCGGACAGACCTTCGGTCCCCCGGTCAAGGTGTCCGACTACTACGATCTCCCGGATTGCTTCGCCTACCAGCACAAAGATGCCGGGCGGGCGTGTGTTCCGGAAAAGGGCGCCACGACCAACTCGTACTTCCGCGCGGGGAGCTACCCGACGGGTAGCGTCAACCCCAACAAGCCAAATGAGATTGCGGTGACGTTCGGTTCGTACATCAACCGCAATTCCAATGAGAGCAATGGCTGCATTCCCGCCGGATTCAGTCCGTTCGGCAACAACCTCTACATCGGAGTCAAGACGCCGGGCGCCTGCAACAATGACATCCTGCTCAGCGTGTCGGAGAATGGCGGCGCGACCTTCACCGGCACCACGACAGATCCGCGGGCATTGCCGAGCGTGACCAACAAGCCGAAGCAGCGCGCGACCGACCAGTGGTTTCAGTGGCAGGAGTTCACGAAGACCGGCAAGCTGGCTGTTTCCTACTACGACCGGCAGTATGGGAATGACGAGATGACCGGCTATTCGGACGTGAGCCTGTCCGGGACGTCCAACATCGCGTGCGCCGCCGACGTTTCGAACACCGACCAGCAGTGCTTCGGAACGATCCGCGCCACGTCCGCGTCGATGCCTCCGCCGACGCAATTCAGCGGGGTATTCTTCGGCGACTACGCCGGGCTCGCCGCCTTCCAGGAGACGGCCCTGCCGCTGTGGAGCGACACCCGCAACCCGGAGTTGTTCCTCTGCCCAGGTACCGCAACGCCGGGCAACCCGCCGCAGATCTGCACCGGGAGCGCGACGAATGCCCCGCGCGCCAACGATCAGGACATCTACACCGCGATCCTCCGAATCCCGAACGGGCCGGGGGAGGACCAGGGTGGTGGAGGTGGCGACTAG
- a CDS encoding fumarylacetoacetate hydrolase family protein, whose amino-acid sequence MRLCTYSVEPGVPRMGAECGGAVLDLARYSHLHTGLRLPADMLGLIDAGPDAWVHARELCMRFTAELPTHDLAQDAEAGLAYLADRVQRHAPILRPIKDVFCLGQNYAAHAAESGNPAPTAPIYFTKPPTTVIGPGEPIPFPQGLTTRLDWEVELGVVIGLGGLDIPEARALDHVFGYTVFNDVSARDLQYRTSQWFKGKSLDGTCPMGPVIVTADEIPDPQRLRLQLSVNGVAKQDSNTSDMIFSVARIIADLSAGMTLEPGDCISTGTPQGVGDGRKPPEYLKPGDVMEAEVERVGVLRNPVR is encoded by the coding sequence GTGAGGCTCTGTACGTACTCGGTCGAGCCGGGGGTGCCGCGGATGGGAGCCGAGTGCGGCGGCGCGGTGCTCGATCTCGCCCGCTACTCGCACCTCCACACTGGGCTCCGGCTGCCGGCCGATATGCTGGGCCTGATCGACGCCGGTCCGGACGCCTGGGTGCATGCCCGCGAGCTGTGCATGCGCTTTACGGCCGAGCTCCCCACCCACGACCTGGCGCAGGATGCCGAGGCCGGGCTGGCCTATCTCGCCGACCGCGTCCAGCGCCACGCGCCGATCCTGCGGCCGATAAAGGATGTCTTCTGTCTTGGCCAAAACTATGCGGCCCACGCCGCCGAGTCGGGGAACCCGGCTCCGACCGCGCCGATCTACTTCACCAAGCCGCCAACGACGGTCATCGGCCCAGGCGAGCCGATTCCATTCCCGCAGGGGCTGACCACACGGCTGGACTGGGAGGTCGAGCTCGGCGTCGTCATCGGACTGGGGGGTTTGGACATCCCTGAGGCGCGTGCCCTCGATCACGTCTTTGGCTACACCGTTTTCAACGACGTCTCGGCGCGCGACCTCCAGTACCGGACATCCCAGTGGTTCAAGGGCAAGTCCCTCGACGGCACCTGCCCAATGGGTCCGGTGATCGTCACCGCCGACGAGATTCCTGACCCGCAACGTTTGCGCCTGCAACTGTCGGTCAATGGGGTCGCCAAGCAAGACAGCAACACCAGCGACATGATCTTCTCGGTGGCGCGGATCATCGCGGATCTGTCCGCAGGGATGACGCTCGAACCCGGAGACTGCATCTCGACCGGGACTCCGCAAGGTGTTGGCGACGGCCGCAAACCACCTGAATACCTCAAGCCGGGCGACGTGATGGAGGCTGAGGTCGAGCGGGTCGGCGTCTTGAGGAATCCGGTTCGCTAG
- the surE gene encoding 5'/3'-nucleotidase SurE yields the protein MAKPLILLTNDDGIYAAGILAAWQELRKIGDVEVVAPDAERSAVGHAITLLLPLRAKEVVRRNVRFGYAVNGMPADCVKIAVKAILPRPPDLVVSGINLGANTGTNVIYSGTVSAATEARILGIPSIAVSLATFTHPDFAYAARFTRKLALVVIAKGLPDKTLLNVNVPNIPEAKIKGVAITRQGDSRVEERFEKRTDPRNQTYYWLDGTFKLQELEEHADAKMVNEGYVSITPVQYDLTAYPAIDLLEHWNLQP from the coding sequence GTGGCGAAACCGTTGATCCTGCTTACCAATGACGACGGCATCTATGCCGCGGGAATCCTGGCGGCATGGCAGGAGCTGCGCAAGATCGGCGACGTCGAGGTGGTCGCGCCGGACGCCGAGCGCAGCGCTGTCGGGCACGCGATCACACTGCTCCTTCCGCTTCGCGCCAAGGAGGTCGTTCGGCGCAACGTGCGCTTCGGCTACGCGGTCAACGGTATGCCGGCCGATTGCGTGAAGATCGCGGTCAAGGCGATCCTACCGCGGCCACCGGACCTGGTGGTCTCCGGCATCAACCTAGGTGCCAACACGGGAACCAACGTCATCTATTCGGGAACGGTCAGCGCCGCGACCGAGGCGCGCATTCTCGGAATCCCGTCGATCGCGGTGTCGCTGGCCACCTTCACTCACCCCGATTTCGCGTACGCGGCCCGCTTCACCCGCAAGCTCGCGCTCGTCGTGATTGCCAAAGGCCTGCCCGACAAGACCCTGTTGAACGTCAATGTGCCGAACATTCCCGAGGCCAAGATCAAGGGCGTCGCGATCACGCGTCAGGGCGACTCACGCGTCGAGGAGCGGTTCGAGAAACGCACCGATCCCCGAAACCAGACCTACTACTGGCTGGACGGCACCTTCAAGCTCCAGGAACTGGAAGAGCACGCCGACGCCAAGATGGTCAACGAGGGGTACGTGTCGATCACGCCGGTGCAATATGACCTGACCGCTTACCCGGCGATCGACCTACTAGAACACTGGAACCTCCAGCCCTAG
- a CDS encoding Rrf2 family transcriptional regulator has product MRFSTRSEYGIRVMVRLGRGYGHGPISLAELAELEGLPPSYLEQIAGQLRRAGLVTSRMGVKGGYALSRRPATISMADIVRHLEGSLAPVSCLSEGGGPGECTHADTPCSAHAFWERLQGTITSTLESVTVADLMKEAQPA; this is encoded by the coding sequence ATGAGATTCTCCACTCGGTCTGAATACGGAATCCGCGTGATGGTGCGCCTGGGGCGCGGCTACGGCCACGGGCCCATCTCGCTGGCGGAGCTCGCCGAGCTGGAGGGCCTCCCGCCCTCCTACCTGGAGCAGATCGCCGGCCAGCTTCGCCGCGCCGGACTCGTGACCAGCCGGATGGGCGTCAAGGGTGGCTATGCGCTTTCCCGCCGTCCCGCCACCATCTCGATGGCGGATATCGTTCGCCATCTCGAGGGATCGCTCGCCCCGGTGAGCTGCCTGTCGGAAGGTGGTGGGCCAGGCGAGTGTACGCATGCCGATACGCCCTGCTCGGCGCATGCCTTCTGGGAGCGGCTGCAGGGAACGATCACCTCGACCCTGGAGTCCGTTACCGTGGCCGACCTGATGAAGGAGGCCCAGCCGGCATGA
- the sufB gene encoding Fe-S cluster assembly protein SufB, protein MATVIPRIDVGDNYKEKYGFFDPEKFVFKAKRGLSPEVVKEISWMKNEPEWMTTFRLRALKIWDKKEMPTWGADLSMIDFQNIYYYLKSTEKQGKTWEDVPADIKNTFDRLGVPQAERKFLAGVAAQYESEVVYHSLHKELEAKGVIFTDTDSALRDYPDLFKQYFGTIIPPGDNKMAALNSAVWSGGSFIYVPKGVKVEIPLQAYFRINAENMGQFERTLIICDEDSFVHYIEGCTAPIYTTDSLHSAVVEIIVKRGARCRYTTVQNWSTNVYNLVTKRAVAYGDATMEWVDGNLGSQITMKYPSIYLMEPGAKGDVLSVAFAGKGQHQDAGGKAVHVAPNTSSNIVSKSISKNGGRTSYRGLVKVYPGAKNSKSFVRCDALLLDDESRSDTYPTTEVDEPQVRIGHEATVSKVSDEQLFYLQSRGITKAEAETMIVNGFIEPFTKELPIEYAVELNRLIQLEMIGSVG, encoded by the coding sequence ATGGCAACCGTCATCCCGCGGATCGATGTCGGTGACAACTACAAGGAAAAGTACGGCTTCTTCGACCCGGAGAAGTTCGTCTTCAAGGCCAAGCGGGGCCTGAGCCCCGAGGTGGTTAAAGAGATCTCCTGGATGAAGAACGAACCCGAGTGGATGACGACCTTCCGGCTGCGTGCGCTCAAGATCTGGGACAAGAAGGAAATGCCCACCTGGGGCGCCGACCTATCGATGATCGACTTCCAGAACATCTACTACTACCTGAAGTCGACCGAGAAGCAGGGCAAGACCTGGGAGGACGTGCCGGCCGACATCAAGAACACCTTCGACCGCCTCGGGGTACCCCAGGCGGAGCGCAAGTTTCTCGCCGGCGTGGCGGCGCAGTACGAGTCGGAAGTCGTCTATCACTCGCTCCACAAGGAGCTCGAGGCGAAGGGCGTCATCTTCACCGACACTGACAGCGCGCTGCGCGACTATCCCGACCTCTTCAAGCAGTACTTCGGGACGATCATCCCGCCTGGTGACAACAAGATGGCGGCGCTGAACAGCGCCGTCTGGTCCGGCGGATCGTTCATCTACGTGCCCAAGGGCGTCAAGGTCGAAATCCCGCTGCAGGCCTACTTCAGGATCAACGCCGAAAACATGGGCCAGTTCGAGCGGACCCTGATCATCTGCGACGAGGACAGCTTCGTCCACTACATCGAAGGATGCACGGCGCCCATCTACACCACCGACTCGCTGCACTCCGCCGTGGTCGAGATCATCGTCAAGCGGGGTGCCCGCTGCCGCTACACCACCGTCCAGAACTGGTCGACCAACGTCTACAACCTGGTCACCAAGCGCGCGGTCGCCTACGGCGACGCGACCATGGAATGGGTCGACGGCAACCTGGGCTCGCAGATCACGATGAAGTACCCCTCCATCTACCTGATGGAGCCGGGCGCGAAGGGCGATGTGCTCAGCGTCGCCTTCGCCGGCAAGGGCCAGCACCAGGATGCCGGTGGCAAGGCCGTCCACGTGGCGCCCAACACGAGCTCGAACATCGTCTCGAAGTCGATCTCGAAGAACGGCGGCCGGACGTCCTACCGCGGGCTCGTGAAGGTCTACCCCGGCGCCAAGAATTCGAAGTCCTTCGTTCGCTGCGACGCGCTGCTGCTCGACGACGAGTCGCGGTCGGATACCTATCCGACGACCGAGGTCGACGAGCCCCAGGTCCGGATCGGCCACGAGGCGACCGTCAGCAAAGTCTCCGACGAGCAGCTCTTCTACCTGCAGAGCCGCGGGATCACCAAGGCCGAGGCGGAGACGATGATCGTCAACGGCTTCATCGAGCCGTTCACCAAGGAACTCCCCATCGAGTATGCCGTCGAGCTGAATCGCCTGATCCAGCTCGAGATGATCGGCTCGGTCGGTTAG
- a CDS encoding flavin reductase family protein yields MTPPLDKASFRHAMGHFASGVTVMTTTAAGRMHGMTVSAFASQSLDPLLILVSVERSTVMHQLVAQSGAFAINILDEHGEGTARFFADNARLDGPEFREGTYQMGETGSPILDEATGYLEATVDRTLDAGDHTIIVGRVVALKIVRDTAPLIYYRSGYRGLA; encoded by the coding sequence GTGACCCCGCCGCTGGACAAGGCGTCCTTTCGCCACGCGATGGGCCACTTCGCCAGCGGCGTCACGGTCATGACCACCACCGCCGCCGGCCGGATGCACGGCATGACGGTCAGCGCCTTCGCCTCACAGTCGCTGGACCCGCTGCTCATCCTGGTGTCCGTCGAGCGGTCGACCGTCATGCATCAGCTCGTCGCGCAGAGCGGCGCCTTCGCCATCAACATCCTGGACGAGCACGGCGAGGGCACCGCCCGCTTCTTCGCGGACAACGCCCGGCTCGACGGCCCGGAGTTCAGGGAAGGCACCTATCAGATGGGCGAAACCGGTTCACCCATCTTGGACGAGGCGACCGGCTACCTCGAGGCAACCGTGGACCGAACGCTCGACGCAGGCGATCACACGATCATCGTCGGTCGCGTGGTTGCCTTGAAGATCGTGCGCGACACGGCGCCGCTGATCTACTACCGAAGCGGCTACCGCGGGCTCGCCTAA
- the sufC gene encoding Fe-S cluster assembly ATPase SufC: protein MADFEIKDLRVSVEGREILKGVSLSVNKGEVHAVMGPNGSGKSTLSHTLMGHPNYKVISGEVLFKGKNILTLQPEERAKLGMFLALQYPVVVPGITMTNFLRTAINAKRGYDGKDKSKAINVKEFRALLKDEMSVLRMDDSFLSRYVNEGFSGGEKKRAEILQMAVLKPEIAILDETDSGLDIDSIKFVSDAVNRMRGPELGVLIITHYTRVLKFIKPDYVHVLVNGEFVRSGGPELADWLEAKGYSEWVKEPAKAPATLEAK, encoded by the coding sequence ATGGCTGATTTCGAGATCAAGGACCTTCGGGTCAGCGTCGAGGGTCGCGAGATCCTCAAAGGCGTGTCGCTCTCGGTCAACAAGGGCGAGGTGCACGCCGTGATGGGCCCGAACGGCTCGGGCAAGAGCACGCTATCGCACACCCTGATGGGGCACCCGAACTACAAAGTCATCAGCGGCGAGGTGCTGTTCAAAGGCAAGAACATCCTGACGCTGCAGCCCGAGGAACGGGCAAAGCTCGGCATGTTCCTCGCCCTGCAGTACCCGGTGGTCGTCCCCGGGATCACGATGACGAACTTCCTGCGGACGGCGATCAATGCGAAGCGCGGTTACGACGGCAAGGACAAATCCAAGGCGATCAACGTCAAGGAGTTTCGCGCGCTGCTCAAGGACGAGATGTCTGTGCTGCGCATGGACGACTCCTTCCTCTCTCGCTACGTTAATGAGGGATTCTCAGGCGGCGAGAAGAAGCGCGCCGAGATCCTGCAGATGGCGGTGCTGAAGCCGGAGATCGCGATCCTCGATGAGACCGACTCCGGACTCGACATCGACTCCATCAAGTTCGTGAGCGACGCCGTCAACCGCATGCGCGGTCCCGAGCTGGGCGTGCTGATCATCACCCACTACACTCGCGTTCTCAAGTTCATCAAGCCGGACTACGTCCACGTGCTCGTGAATGGTGAATTCGTCCGCTCCGGTGGCCCGGAGCTGGCCGACTGGTTGGAGGCTAAAGGCTATTCGGAGTGGGTCAAGGAGCCGGCAAAGGCGCCTGCGACCCTGGAGGCAAAGTAA